In Arthrobacter sp. StoSoilB5, one genomic interval encodes:
- a CDS encoding GNAT family N-acetyltransferase, translating into MQTNPRLNIRQVTWANPVGADLRAAQQAELDARFGTTDHEAGPPPSEADTAVFVVAYEKCSGQPLGCGGLRMLDEKTAEIKRLYVVPYARGSGVASSILAALEAQAHSHGFSVIAAEAGSAQSDGRSFYVSAGFAEVPNFGPYIGINGSYCYSKRIDSHSASHTAMA; encoded by the coding sequence ATGCAGACCAATCCCCGGCTCAACATCCGGCAGGTCACCTGGGCAAACCCTGTGGGCGCCGACCTCCGTGCCGCGCAACAGGCAGAACTGGATGCCCGGTTCGGGACCACGGATCACGAAGCCGGTCCCCCACCCTCCGAAGCTGACACAGCAGTATTCGTTGTTGCTTACGAGAAATGCTCGGGACAACCACTCGGATGTGGCGGCCTGCGAATGCTGGACGAGAAGACAGCCGAGATCAAGCGCCTGTACGTGGTTCCCTATGCACGGGGATCAGGAGTCGCGAGCTCCATCCTTGCGGCGCTCGAAGCCCAGGCCCACTCCCACGGCTTCAGCGTGATCGCAGCTGAGGCAGGATCGGCCCAGTCCGACGGACGGAGCTTCTACGTAAGCGCCGGGTTCGCCGAAGTCCCCAACTTTGGACCCTACATCGGCATCAATGGATCGTATTGCTACTCCAAGCGGATCGACTCCCACAGCGCGTCCCACACGGCGATGGCGTAA
- a CDS encoding SDR family oxidoreductase, with the protein MSFSDYTTALVTGASTGMGAAIAERLAKRGLTVHAVARNEERLAELADRTGAVPHVVDLTDTAALAAVVSELKVDVLVNCAGVSRPGNILDSSEEDIDELVDVNLRGLLQLTRLVLPGMVERDLGHVINISSIAGVYNFYGHTVYHATKAAVHQISRQLRNDTVGKRIRVTEICPGRVETEIFGRNMGGTPEAMEEAWKTYYEGYESLTTDDIVNALDYAIETPRHVNVGMLELMPTFQVPGGLTFDRR; encoded by the coding sequence ATGTCTTTTTCCGACTACACCACCGCCCTTGTCACCGGAGCTTCGACCGGTATGGGTGCAGCCATCGCTGAACGCCTCGCCAAGCGCGGCCTGACCGTCCACGCCGTGGCCCGCAACGAGGAACGCCTCGCCGAACTGGCCGACCGCACCGGGGCAGTCCCACACGTGGTGGACCTGACCGACACAGCCGCGCTGGCCGCCGTCGTGAGCGAACTCAAGGTGGACGTCCTGGTGAACTGCGCCGGAGTTTCCCGGCCGGGCAACATCCTGGACTCGTCCGAAGAGGACATCGACGAGCTCGTGGATGTGAATCTTCGCGGCCTGCTTCAGCTGACCCGTCTGGTGCTGCCGGGCATGGTGGAGCGGGACCTTGGCCACGTCATCAACATCAGCTCGATTGCCGGCGTCTACAACTTCTACGGCCACACCGTCTATCACGCCACCAAGGCGGCTGTGCACCAGATCTCCCGCCAGCTCCGAAACGACACCGTGGGTAAGCGCATCCGCGTCACCGAGATCTGCCCGGGACGGGTGGAAACCGAGATCTTCGGGCGCAACATGGGCGGCACACCCGAGGCCATGGAAGAAGCCTGGAAGACCTACTACGAGGGCTATGAGTCGCTGACCACCGACGACATCGTTAATGCCCTGGATTACGCGATCGAAACGCCGCGCCACGTCAACGTGGGCATGCTTGAGCTCATGCCGACGTTCCAGGTGCCCGGCGGCCTGACGTTCGACCGGCGCTAG
- a CDS encoding carboxyltransferase domain-containing protein yields the protein MSVLTAAPTEIYESGDSALRVVAISEASEDNWLTVHRLADWLESCGAEGLHGAVPTYDSVLVEFDPILVSARQVRAFVKLGLMEITHAGGSLRAPREFNVPVVYGGEYGPDLGRVAEFQGVDPEEIIRLHTEKTYTVRCLGAPAGSPMMDGPAFPKPVPRLKDPRLSVPAGAVAVAGRQAVIAPAVAPGGWCVIGQTPLSVLNIRREPLVPYKPGDVLRFRQIHAEDFHTFAGMELEPLALEVRR from the coding sequence ATGTCCGTGCTCACAGCGGCCCCCACCGAAATCTACGAATCCGGAGACTCCGCACTGCGCGTCGTGGCGATCTCGGAGGCCAGCGAAGACAACTGGCTGACCGTCCACCGCCTGGCCGATTGGTTGGAAAGCTGCGGCGCCGAGGGCCTTCATGGTGCGGTTCCTACGTACGACTCCGTGCTGGTTGAGTTCGATCCCATTCTGGTTTCCGCCCGCCAAGTGCGCGCGTTCGTCAAGCTCGGCCTCATGGAGATCACTCATGCGGGCGGTTCGCTGAGGGCGCCCCGGGAGTTCAATGTTCCCGTGGTGTACGGCGGCGAATACGGCCCGGACCTGGGCCGTGTCGCCGAGTTTCAGGGAGTCGATCCCGAGGAAATCATCCGCCTCCACACTGAAAAGACGTACACCGTCCGCTGCTTGGGTGCACCTGCGGGCTCGCCCATGATGGACGGGCCCGCGTTCCCCAAGCCCGTTCCGCGTTTGAAGGATCCCCGGCTCAGCGTGCCGGCCGGCGCTGTGGCGGTGGCAGGTCGCCAGGCAGTCATCGCGCCTGCTGTTGCTCCCGGCGGCTGGTGTGTCATCGGCCAGACTCCGTTGTCCGTACTGAACATCCGCCGTGAACCGCTGGTCCCGTACAAGCCAGGCGACGTCCTCAGGTTCCGCCAGATCCACGCGGAGGACTTCCACACCTTCGCTGGCATGGAATTGGAGCCACTGGCGTTGGAGGTGCGGCGATGA
- a CDS encoding 5-oxoprolinase subunit PxpA — protein sequence MNPTIDLVADLGEGFGAYTIGDDSELLEIVTSANIACGFHAGDPDIMASTVAECVRRGVGIGAHPSFPDLRGFGRRDMGLTASEVQNDVLYQLGALNGFAAFHGTKITHIAPHGRLGNLVAVRTDYAQAVAEAAARVDNELIVVAQEGELAKAARNAGLDVAIVGIVDRGYQEDGTLVPRSWPGAVLHDPAEIVERTLRMVVEGKIRCANGVDMDIDVDTVLLHGDNPGAVELARLIRSELVSAGVHIAPLAEVMDAKRKAA from the coding sequence GTGAACCCGACAATTGATCTTGTAGCGGATCTTGGAGAGGGATTTGGCGCCTACACCATTGGCGACGATTCCGAGCTCCTGGAGATCGTAACAAGCGCCAATATCGCATGCGGGTTCCACGCCGGTGACCCGGACATCATGGCCTCCACGGTTGCTGAGTGCGTTCGCCGCGGCGTAGGCATCGGGGCCCACCCAAGCTTCCCGGACTTGCGTGGTTTCGGCCGGCGCGACATGGGCCTTACTGCCAGTGAAGTACAGAACGATGTGCTCTACCAGCTCGGCGCCTTAAACGGCTTTGCCGCCTTCCACGGCACCAAGATCACCCACATCGCTCCCCACGGCCGCCTGGGCAACCTCGTGGCTGTTCGCACCGACTACGCCCAAGCTGTTGCGGAGGCTGCAGCGCGGGTGGACAACGAGCTCATCGTGGTGGCGCAGGAAGGCGAACTGGCCAAGGCAGCGCGCAACGCGGGACTGGACGTGGCAATCGTGGGCATCGTGGACCGTGGTTATCAGGAAGACGGCACGCTGGTTCCCCGCAGCTGGCCCGGTGCCGTTTTGCACGATCCCGCAGAGATCGTGGAGCGGACCCTGCGCATGGTTGTCGAAGGCAAGATCCGCTGCGCCAACGGCGTGGACATGGATATCGACGTCGACACCGTCCTCCTGCACGGGGACAACCCCGGCGCCGTGGAACTGGCCCGCTTGATCCGCTCCGAGCTCGTGTCCGCAGGCGTCCACATCGCCCCGCTGGCCGAGGTAATGGACGCCAAGAGGAAGGCGGCCTGA
- the purB gene encoding adenylosuccinate lyase — protein sequence MAESPRVSLASEPLALGALDGRYRAAVAPLVDYLSEAALNRDRVHVEVEWLIHLTSQSVLPGAGPLSEEQVSQLRAIVSEFNAASVNELAEIEAVTVHDVKAVEYYIGRRLPAIGIENLTAMVHFGCTSEDINNLSYAVGIKGAVEDVWLPNATALVQQIEAMAEANRSVPMLSRTHGQPATPTTLGKELAVIAHRLNRQLARIAKTEYLGKINGATGTYAAHVASVPTADWEAVAKTFVEGLGLTWNPLTTQIESHDWQAELYADIARFNRILHNVCTDIWSYISIGYFRQIPVAGATGSSTMPHKVNPIRFENAEANLEISNGLLDTLGATLVTSRWQRDLTDSSSQRNIGVAFGHSLLAISNVAKGLKALDVAEEVLAGDLDTNWEVLGEAIQMVMRAEAIAGVEGMENPYERLKDLTRGQRVDGARMQEFVQGLGLSADAEARLLALTPGKYTGIADKLVDHLK from the coding sequence ATGGCTGAATCCCCTCGCGTGTCCCTCGCTTCCGAACCCCTCGCTCTTGGCGCCCTCGACGGCCGCTACCGTGCCGCCGTCGCGCCCCTTGTTGACTACTTGTCCGAGGCGGCATTGAACCGCGATCGCGTTCACGTTGAGGTTGAGTGGCTGATCCACCTGACCAGCCAGTCCGTGCTGCCTGGCGCCGGCCCCCTGAGCGAAGAGCAGGTGTCCCAGCTCCGTGCCATCGTCAGCGAGTTCAATGCCGCGTCGGTCAACGAACTCGCCGAGATCGAGGCCGTCACGGTCCACGACGTCAAGGCAGTTGAGTACTACATCGGCCGCCGCCTGCCCGCCATTGGCATCGAAAACCTGACAGCCATGGTTCACTTCGGCTGCACGTCCGAGGACATCAACAACCTCTCTTACGCCGTTGGCATCAAGGGCGCGGTAGAGGACGTGTGGCTCCCCAACGCCACCGCGCTGGTGCAGCAGATCGAGGCCATGGCCGAGGCAAACCGCTCTGTGCCCATGCTGTCCCGCACGCACGGCCAGCCCGCCACCCCCACCACGCTCGGCAAGGAACTGGCTGTCATCGCGCACCGCCTGAACCGACAGCTGGCACGCATCGCCAAGACCGAGTACCTGGGCAAGATCAACGGCGCCACCGGAACGTACGCTGCCCATGTTGCTTCGGTTCCGACTGCCGATTGGGAAGCCGTCGCCAAGACCTTCGTCGAAGGACTGGGCCTCACCTGGAACCCGCTCACCACGCAGATCGAAAGCCACGATTGGCAGGCCGAGCTCTACGCCGACATCGCCCGCTTCAACCGCATCCTGCACAACGTGTGCACGGACATCTGGAGCTACATCTCCATCGGCTACTTCCGCCAAATTCCCGTTGCCGGTGCCACTGGCTCGTCCACCATGCCGCACAAGGTCAACCCGATCCGCTTCGAAAACGCCGAGGCCAACCTGGAAATCTCCAACGGCCTGCTGGACACCCTGGGCGCGACGCTGGTTACTTCCCGCTGGCAGCGCGACCTCACGGACTCCTCTTCGCAGCGCAACATTGGCGTCGCCTTTGGTCACTCCCTGCTGGCAATCTCCAACGTCGCCAAGGGCCTGAAGGCCCTCGACGTCGCCGAGGAAGTCCTCGCGGGCGATCTCGACACCAACTGGGAAGTCCTGGGCGAAGCCATCCAGATGGTCATGCGGGCTGAAGCCATTGCCGGTGTGGAAGGCATGGAAAACCCGTACGAGCGCTTGAAGGACCTCACCCGGGGCCAGCGCGTAGATGGCGCCCGGATGCAGGAGTTCGTCCAGGGGCTCGGCCTGTCCGCCGACGCCGAGGCGCGCCTGCTCGCCCTCACCCCGGGCAAGTACACCGGCATCGCCGACAAATTGGTGGACCACCTGAAGTAG
- a CDS encoding LysR substrate-binding domain-containing protein has protein sequence MDTRKLSYFVQIVDSGSITKAAAALHVAQPALSQQVSALENDLKQRLLIRSKQGVEPTAAGHTLYRHAQSILRLVEQARQDVATSGAAPSGRVSIAIAPYSMASSLTPQIIREVGRRYPDVVVHLTEIFGGVLSEAIKNGRLDMALIYEPGKIRGVQFTTMIVEDLHLVVHPDVDVNHGKDTVTLAEASTVGLFLPEKNHTLRQLIEKGLADQDLPLRLVGEVESVPSLIRLIRANLGGTVLPKSAADALFPDQDFKVLRIIEPGLQSKIALCTPDHEPLSEAASAVLLVVKEMLHQQLINKYGTDPVRLPAHP, from the coding sequence ATGGACACACGAAAGCTTTCATACTTCGTGCAGATCGTGGATTCGGGAAGCATCACCAAGGCCGCCGCCGCCTTGCACGTTGCCCAGCCTGCGCTCAGCCAGCAGGTATCCGCGCTGGAGAACGACCTCAAACAGCGGCTCCTGATCCGCAGCAAACAAGGTGTTGAGCCCACCGCAGCCGGGCACACGCTGTACCGCCATGCCCAGTCCATCCTCCGCCTGGTTGAACAGGCCCGGCAGGACGTCGCCACGTCTGGAGCTGCACCCTCCGGCAGGGTTTCCATCGCGATCGCGCCATACAGCATGGCCTCCAGCCTGACGCCCCAGATCATCAGGGAAGTCGGACGACGCTACCCGGATGTCGTGGTCCACCTGACGGAGATTTTCGGCGGCGTGCTGAGCGAGGCCATCAAGAACGGCCGCCTCGACATGGCGCTCATCTACGAGCCCGGCAAAATCCGCGGCGTACAGTTCACCACCATGATCGTTGAAGACCTGCATCTGGTGGTGCACCCGGACGTGGACGTCAACCACGGCAAGGACACCGTCACCCTGGCAGAAGCCAGCACAGTGGGCTTGTTCCTTCCCGAGAAGAACCACACTCTGCGCCAGCTCATTGAGAAGGGCTTGGCCGACCAGGACCTGCCGCTCCGCCTGGTGGGGGAAGTGGAGTCTGTGCCGTCGCTGATCCGGCTTATCCGCGCGAACCTGGGCGGCACTGTCCTGCCCAAATCTGCTGCCGATGCTCTCTTCCCGGACCAGGATTTCAAGGTGTTGAGGATCATCGAGCCTGGCCTGCAGAGCAAGATCGCCCTCTGCACTCCAGACCACGAGCCGCTCTCCGAAGCTGCCTCGGCCGTGCTCCTGGTGGTCAAGGAGATGCTGCACCAACAACTGATCAACAAGTACGGAACCGACCCCGTACGGCTGCCAGCCCATCCATAA
- a CDS encoding hotdog domain-containing protein: MEKADITFRTRKWVRPEDLNANGTLFGGSLLKWIDEEAAIYAILQLGNGRAVTKYISEINFVSSAVQGDLIEMGLTAKRFGRTSLTMRAEVRNMITRQSILTIEEIVFVNLGADGRPQPHGYTEITYDRDRIPTHHLTETLHED, translated from the coding sequence ATGGAAAAAGCAGACATCACCTTCCGCACCCGCAAATGGGTGCGGCCCGAGGACCTCAACGCCAACGGCACACTCTTTGGTGGCAGCCTGCTGAAGTGGATCGATGAAGAGGCCGCGATCTACGCCATCCTCCAGTTGGGCAATGGACGCGCCGTCACCAAGTACATCTCCGAGATCAACTTCGTGAGCTCAGCGGTGCAGGGCGACCTCATCGAGATGGGGCTGACGGCGAAACGCTTCGGCCGCACGTCGTTGACCATGCGCGCCGAGGTCCGGAACATGATCACCCGGCAGAGCATCCTGACCATCGAGGAGATCGTGTTCGTGAACCTCGGCGCGGATGGGCGCCCGCAGCCGCACGGCTACACGGAAATCACCTACGATCGCGACCGCATCCCCACGCACCACCTCACGGAGACCCTGCACGAGGACTGA
- a CDS encoding biotin-dependent carboxyltransferase family protein, with translation MSGEILILQPGNSVVTDLGRTRGPRFGLPVNGALDQHSARAANILAGNLDNDPLVEITALDFRVKANADILIAVTGAPLTLTIGGRPCRQWEPVSVRAGETVSIRGIHRGLRAYLAIHGSLEAETLLGSCAPDTVVGFGLQLREGTTLPTRRSVGPVRQPYFDLPLFRLGPERPSMGTDLLVDVTDGPDVAEFGESGELLFTSEYAVSGRSNHIGLRLGGQLPERTSSGEVLSRGVPVGAVEVPSREELLVLHRGRGVTAGYPVLAVVASTGLDVLAQARPGDKVRFRKTTVAEATAAHRRSRAQLETLRESVNTVFGLLGIGCRPQWQDLPVAACS, from the coding sequence ATGAGTGGGGAAATCCTGATCCTGCAGCCGGGCAACTCCGTGGTCACCGACCTCGGCAGGACCCGCGGACCGCGTTTCGGGCTTCCAGTCAACGGCGCCCTGGACCAGCACTCGGCCCGTGCCGCCAACATCCTGGCCGGCAACCTGGACAACGATCCCCTGGTGGAGATCACGGCCCTCGATTTTCGGGTGAAGGCCAACGCCGACATCCTTATCGCCGTCACCGGTGCCCCGCTCACGCTCACCATCGGTGGACGCCCGTGCCGCCAGTGGGAACCGGTGTCCGTCCGGGCAGGAGAAACAGTGTCCATCCGCGGAATCCACCGTGGGCTCCGCGCCTACCTGGCAATTCACGGCTCGCTGGAAGCCGAAACGCTGCTGGGCAGCTGCGCACCGGACACCGTGGTGGGCTTCGGACTTCAGCTTCGGGAAGGAACCACGCTCCCCACCCGTAGGAGCGTGGGCCCAGTACGCCAGCCGTACTTTGACCTTCCACTCTTCAGGCTGGGCCCTGAACGGCCCAGCATGGGAACAGATCTGTTGGTCGACGTGACCGACGGGCCGGACGTCGCCGAGTTTGGCGAATCCGGCGAGCTGCTCTTCACCTCGGAGTACGCCGTGAGCGGCCGCAGCAACCACATCGGCCTGCGGCTGGGCGGACAACTGCCGGAAAGAACCTCCAGCGGTGAGGTGCTTTCACGCGGAGTGCCAGTGGGCGCCGTCGAGGTTCCCTCGAGGGAAGAGCTGCTGGTACTGCATCGGGGACGAGGCGTCACGGCCGGGTATCCCGTTCTTGCAGTAGTAGCCAGCACCGGACTGGATGTCCTGGCCCAAGCAAGGCCAGGGGACAAAGTCCGTTTTCGGAAAACCACAGTGGCAGAAGCAACTGCCGCGCATCGACGCTCGCGGGCCCAACTGGAAACCCTCCGCGAATCCGTCAACACCGTCTTCGGACTCCTCGGCATCGGATGCCGTCCCCAATGGCAGGACCTACCAGTTGCGGCATGCAGCTAA
- a CDS encoding histidine phosphatase family protein, with the protein MKLLLIRHGQTPGNVAGQLDTAFPGPGLTELGERQAAALPEALADESIQALYTSTLLRTQRTAIPLATATGLEPEILDGVHEIEAGSLEKKTDHESHMRYMSTVFAWSDGDLEVRMPGAFNGHDFFARFDASVEKVAAAGHSTAAIVSHGAAIRCWAGRRAEDIDTLFAETHQLPNTGIVALEGDPETGWRVLHWDQIPVGGLALADQTAEDPTGEAF; encoded by the coding sequence ATGAAGCTCCTACTGATCAGGCACGGACAGACCCCCGGCAACGTTGCGGGCCAACTGGATACGGCCTTTCCTGGTCCAGGGCTCACGGAACTCGGCGAGCGGCAAGCGGCCGCCCTGCCCGAAGCTCTTGCAGATGAGTCCATTCAGGCCCTCTACACCTCCACGTTGCTCCGGACCCAGCGGACGGCGATACCACTGGCCACGGCAACTGGGCTGGAACCGGAAATCCTGGACGGCGTACACGAGATCGAGGCGGGTTCGCTGGAGAAGAAGACGGATCATGAGTCGCATATGCGCTATATGAGCACGGTCTTCGCCTGGTCCGACGGCGACCTCGAGGTTCGGATGCCGGGCGCCTTCAACGGACACGACTTCTTTGCCCGCTTCGATGCCTCTGTGGAAAAGGTTGCGGCAGCAGGACACTCGACGGCGGCAATCGTCAGCCACGGGGCCGCTATCCGCTGCTGGGCAGGGCGCAGGGCGGAAGACATCGACACACTCTTCGCCGAGACGCACCAGTTGCCCAACACGGGAATCGTGGCCCTCGAAGGGGATCCCGAAACTGGCTGGCGGGTGCTGCATTGGGACCAGATTCCAGTGGGGGGCCTGGCATTGGCAGACCAAACTGCCGAGGACCCCACGGGCGAGGCGTTCTAA
- a CDS encoding MFS transporter — MTASTNAAPAQHERLTGRQTRKVVTAGCVGIFVELYDNGIFAFMAGTLALVFLAPGNPDNALLFVFAGYAVSFFVRPLGAVVCGYLGDRIGRQKLLVFVILLISVATAGIGLLPPYAAIGIAAPILLVLLRMLQGFSVGGEAAGAMTFLAEHAPEGKRGVITSYAQIASFAALLTGTLVAFSMSPWLTQAAIDGGGFGSFAWRIPFLVAIPMGIIGWYIRKAIADTPNFVKLKEEGGLSKNPLKEAFKSAEHRRAMLLALFIPLMNGSGYYVLFSYMPTFLKGKQLNFTIGQALLVTACSLVVICIAIPFMGALSDRVGRKKVIAGSAIAMAVLGIPSYALIATGEMGLAILGACIMAVVFAGHTAVIHILIVELFPTRVRYSAYGLGYNISSALFGGTAPLLMTWLISSTGNIYMPAFYAVITALGTLIAVSTVKDRAHEPLRDA; from the coding sequence ATGACCGCAAGCACCAACGCTGCGCCAGCGCAGCATGAGCGGCTCACGGGCCGCCAAACCCGCAAGGTTGTCACCGCAGGTTGTGTTGGCATCTTCGTGGAACTCTACGACAACGGCATTTTCGCCTTCATGGCGGGAACGCTGGCCCTGGTCTTCCTGGCCCCCGGCAACCCGGACAATGCACTGCTCTTCGTGTTCGCCGGTTACGCAGTCTCGTTCTTCGTTCGGCCCCTGGGCGCTGTTGTTTGTGGCTACCTCGGAGACCGGATCGGCAGGCAAAAGCTACTGGTCTTCGTGATCCTCCTGATCAGTGTTGCCACGGCCGGCATCGGGCTCTTGCCGCCATATGCGGCCATTGGCATTGCCGCGCCGATCCTCCTGGTGCTATTGCGTATGCTGCAGGGCTTCTCCGTTGGCGGCGAAGCTGCCGGCGCCATGACCTTCCTTGCCGAGCACGCCCCTGAAGGCAAGCGCGGTGTCATCACTTCCTACGCCCAGATTGCCTCCTTCGCAGCACTGCTCACCGGTACGCTTGTGGCGTTCTCCATGTCCCCGTGGCTCACCCAGGCAGCCATTGACGGCGGCGGCTTCGGTTCCTTCGCCTGGCGCATCCCGTTCCTCGTCGCCATCCCCATGGGCATCATCGGCTGGTACATCCGCAAGGCCATCGCCGATACCCCCAACTTCGTAAAGCTGAAGGAAGAGGGCGGACTTTCCAAGAATCCGCTCAAGGAAGCCTTCAAGTCCGCCGAGCACCGCCGTGCCATGCTCCTGGCCCTGTTCATCCCGCTCATGAACGGCTCCGGCTACTACGTGCTGTTCTCCTACATGCCCACGTTCCTCAAGGGCAAGCAGCTTAACTTCACTATCGGCCAAGCCCTTCTGGTCACTGCCTGCAGCCTGGTTGTCATCTGCATCGCCATCCCCTTCATGGGTGCCCTCTCGGACCGTGTTGGACGCAAGAAGGTCATCGCCGGCTCGGCGATTGCCATGGCTGTCCTCGGCATCCCTTCCTACGCCCTCATTGCAACCGGTGAAATGGGCCTGGCAATCCTCGGTGCCTGCATCATGGCAGTCGTCTTCGCCGGCCACACCGCCGTCATCCACATCCTGATCGTTGAACTGTTCCCCACCCGGGTCCGCTACTCCGCTTACGGCCTTGGCTACAACATCTCCTCCGCCCTGTTCGGCGGCACGGCTCCGTTGCTCATGACCTGGCTGATTTCGTCCACGGGGAACATCTACATGCCGGCCTTCTACGCAGTGATCACGGCCTTGGGCACGCTGATCGCCGTCAGCACGGTCAAGGACCGCGCCCACGAACCGCTGCGCGACGCCTAG
- a CDS encoding 4-carboxy-4-hydroxy-2-oxoadipate aldolase/oxaloacetate decarboxylase, with amino-acid sequence MIHVKTKFERPDADVVSRLAAFSSATIHEAQGRRGALSSRIKPIDRSMSFCGPAVTVSCAPQDNLMLQVAIHYAQAGDVVLVGAQEMTEAGTFGDVLGNAMKAKGIAAMVTDSGVRDTQDLIELGLPVFSGSVSIKGTVKETLGPINHPIVFGDEIIYPGDILRGDADGVVVVRREEAEEVIALSQARDDHERELIKLYHDGGNTIELCGLTEKLKEKGLLVED; translated from the coding sequence ATGATCCACGTTAAGACCAAGTTCGAGCGGCCTGATGCAGACGTCGTCAGCCGCCTCGCTGCCTTTTCCTCAGCGACCATCCACGAAGCACAGGGCCGCCGCGGTGCCTTGAGCTCCAGGATCAAACCGATCGACCGCTCCATGTCCTTCTGCGGCCCGGCTGTTACGGTCTCTTGTGCCCCGCAGGACAACCTGATGCTCCAGGTTGCCATCCACTATGCACAGGCCGGCGACGTCGTCCTGGTCGGGGCGCAGGAAATGACCGAGGCCGGCACGTTCGGCGACGTCCTGGGCAACGCCATGAAGGCCAAGGGCATCGCCGCGATGGTCACCGATTCCGGCGTGCGCGATACCCAGGACCTGATCGAACTCGGCCTGCCTGTGTTCTCCGGCAGCGTCAGCATCAAAGGCACGGTCAAGGAAACCCTCGGCCCGATCAACCACCCCATCGTCTTCGGCGACGAAATCATCTACCCGGGCGATATCCTCCGCGGTGACGCCGACGGCGTGGTGGTTGTCCGTCGCGAGGAGGCCGAGGAAGTCATCGCACTGTCCCAGGCCCGTGACGACCACGAGCGAGAACTCATCAAGCTGTACCACGATGGCGGCAACACCATCGAGCTCTGCGGCCTGACGGAGAAGCTCAAGGAGAAGGGCCTCCTGGTCGAAGACTAA
- a CDS encoding phage holin family protein yields the protein MGSFIVRVLINGLALWIASWLLEGLEISSSATEKAAANAGITQGADAAGIVVAYLFIGLIFGVVNAFVRPLVKILSLPVTILTLGLFTIIINAAMLYLTAWLSSFTPVHLTIDSFFWTAILASIIISIISMVAGLIPGARKR from the coding sequence TGGGTTCATTCATCGTTCGCGTCCTCATCAATGGTCTAGCTCTGTGGATCGCCAGTTGGCTGTTGGAGGGTCTGGAGATCTCCTCGTCTGCCACAGAAAAAGCGGCAGCCAACGCTGGGATCACCCAAGGCGCCGACGCAGCGGGCATCGTCGTGGCCTATCTCTTCATTGGCCTGATTTTTGGGGTGGTCAACGCGTTCGTGCGGCCACTGGTCAAGATTCTGTCCCTCCCCGTAACCATCCTGACCCTGGGGCTGTTCACCATCATCATCAATGCGGCAATGCTGTACCTGACCGCTTGGCTGAGCAGCTTCACCCCGGTGCACCTCACCATTGACTCGTTCTTCTGGACAGCGATCCTCGCCTCGATCATCATCAGCATCATCAGCATGGTGGCCGGCCTTATCCCAGGTGCCCGCAAGCGCTAG